A genomic stretch from Solanum stenotomum isolate F172 chromosome 8, ASM1918654v1, whole genome shotgun sequence includes:
- the LOC125872720 gene encoding DEAD-box ATP-dependent RNA helicase 15-like isoform X1, producing MGDTKENEAYEEELLDYEEDDEKAPDSVNGKVNGESAKKGYVGIHSSGFRDFLLKPELLRAIVDSGFEHPSEVQHECIPQAILGMDVICQAKSGMGKTAVFVLSTLQQIEPVPGQVAALVLCHTRELAYQICHEFERFSTYLPDIKVAVFYGGVNIKLHKELLKNECPHVVVGTPGRVLALAREKDLSLKNVRHFILDECDKMLDSLDMRRDVQAIFKMTPHDKQVMMFSATLSKDIRPVCKKFMQDPMEIYVDDEAKLTLHGLVQHYIKLSETEKNRKLNDLLDALDFNQVVIFVKSVNRAAELNKLLAECNFPSICIHSGMTQEERLTRYKSFKEGHKRILVATDLVGRGIDIERVNIVINYDMPDSADTYLHRVGRAGRFGTKGLAITFVSSASDSEVLNQVQERFEVDIKELPEQIDTSTYMPS from the exons ATGGGAGATACAAAGGAAAACGAAGCTTACGAGGAAGAACTTCTCGACTacgaagaagatgatgagaaggccCCAGATTCCGTTAATGGAAAAGTAAACGGCGAGTCTGCCAAGAA GGGTTATGTTGGAATTCACAGTTCTGGATTCAGAGACTTTCTTTTAAAGCCAGAGCTACTGCGGGCTATTGTGGATTCAGGGTTTGAGCATCCCTCTGAAG TGCAACATGAGTGTATTCCACAAGCTATTCTGGGTATGGATGTTATTTGTCAAGCCAAATCTGGAATGGGCAAAACTGCTGTTTTTGTTCTTTCGACTCTGCAGCAGATTGAACCTGTTCCTGGTCAGGTTGCTGCTTTGGTCTTATGTCATACAAGGGAATTAGCTTATCAG ATCTGTCATGAATTTGAGAGGTTCAGCACTTATTTGCCTGATATCAAGGTTGCTGTCTTCTATGGTGGTGTCAATATCAAACTTCACAAGGAGCTTCTGAAGAATGAATGTCCTCATGTTGTTGTTGGAACTCCTGGAAGAGTACTTGCATTGGCTAGAGAGAAAGACCTATCTCTGAAGAATGTGAGGCATTTTATTCTGGATGAATGTGACAAGATGCTTGATTCACTTG ACATGAGGAGAGATGTGCAGGCAATCTTCAAGATGACTCCCCATGACAAGCAAGTAATGATGTTTTCAGCAACACTCAGCAAGGATATCCGTCCAGTCTGCAAAAAATTTATGCAAGAT CCAATGGAGATTTATGTTGACGATGAGGCAAAGTTGACCCTTCATGGACTTGTACAG CATTACATCAAATTGAGTGAAACGGAGAAAAACCGGAAGCTAAATGATCTGCTGGATGCCTTGGACTTCAATCAAGTAGTTATATTTGTCAAGAGTGTGAACAGAGCAGCAGAGCTGAATAAATTACTAGCGGAGTGTAATTTTCCATCTATCTGCATCCACTCTGGCATGACTCAGGAAGAAAG ATTGACTCGCTACAAATCTTTCAAGGAGGGTCATAAGAGAATTCTTGTGGCAACTGATTTGGTTGGTAGGGGCATTGACATTGAAAGGGTCAACATTGTTATTAACTATGACATGCCAGATTCTGCAGACACTTACCTTCACAGA GTGGGTAGGGCTGGTAGGTTTGGAACGAAAGGCCTTGCCATTACATTTGTGTCCTCTGCATCAGATTCTGAAGTTCTTAATCAG GTTCAGGAAAGGTTTGAAGTAGACATAAAAGAGCTTCCTGAGCAGATTGATACTTCTACATACA TGCCATCTTAG
- the LOC125872720 gene encoding DEAD-box ATP-dependent RNA helicase 15-like isoform X2 has product MDVICQAKSGMGKTAVFVLSTLQQIEPVPGQVAALVLCHTRELAYQICHEFERFSTYLPDIKVAVFYGGVNIKLHKELLKNECPHVVVGTPGRVLALAREKDLSLKNVRHFILDECDKMLDSLDMRRDVQAIFKMTPHDKQVMMFSATLSKDIRPVCKKFMQDPMEIYVDDEAKLTLHGLVQHYIKLSETEKNRKLNDLLDALDFNQVVIFVKSVNRAAELNKLLAECNFPSICIHSGMTQEERLTRYKSFKEGHKRILVATDLVGRGIDIERVNIVINYDMPDSADTYLHRVGRAGRFGTKGLAITFVSSASDSEVLNQVQERFEVDIKELPEQIDTSTYMPS; this is encoded by the exons ATGGATGTTATTTGTCAAGCCAAATCTGGAATGGGCAAAACTGCTGTTTTTGTTCTTTCGACTCTGCAGCAGATTGAACCTGTTCCTGGTCAGGTTGCTGCTTTGGTCTTATGTCATACAAGGGAATTAGCTTATCAG ATCTGTCATGAATTTGAGAGGTTCAGCACTTATTTGCCTGATATCAAGGTTGCTGTCTTCTATGGTGGTGTCAATATCAAACTTCACAAGGAGCTTCTGAAGAATGAATGTCCTCATGTTGTTGTTGGAACTCCTGGAAGAGTACTTGCATTGGCTAGAGAGAAAGACCTATCTCTGAAGAATGTGAGGCATTTTATTCTGGATGAATGTGACAAGATGCTTGATTCACTTG ACATGAGGAGAGATGTGCAGGCAATCTTCAAGATGACTCCCCATGACAAGCAAGTAATGATGTTTTCAGCAACACTCAGCAAGGATATCCGTCCAGTCTGCAAAAAATTTATGCAAGAT CCAATGGAGATTTATGTTGACGATGAGGCAAAGTTGACCCTTCATGGACTTGTACAG CATTACATCAAATTGAGTGAAACGGAGAAAAACCGGAAGCTAAATGATCTGCTGGATGCCTTGGACTTCAATCAAGTAGTTATATTTGTCAAGAGTGTGAACAGAGCAGCAGAGCTGAATAAATTACTAGCGGAGTGTAATTTTCCATCTATCTGCATCCACTCTGGCATGACTCAGGAAGAAAG ATTGACTCGCTACAAATCTTTCAAGGAGGGTCATAAGAGAATTCTTGTGGCAACTGATTTGGTTGGTAGGGGCATTGACATTGAAAGGGTCAACATTGTTATTAACTATGACATGCCAGATTCTGCAGACACTTACCTTCACAGA GTGGGTAGGGCTGGTAGGTTTGGAACGAAAGGCCTTGCCATTACATTTGTGTCCTCTGCATCAGATTCTGAAGTTCTTAATCAG GTTCAGGAAAGGTTTGAAGTAGACATAAAAGAGCTTCCTGAGCAGATTGATACTTCTACATACA TGCCATCTTAG
- the LOC125875140 gene encoding pentatricopeptide repeat-containing protein At4g21065-like, with translation MQHLPSKPKLFRSLHTSLSLSLTSKNRAAEQNCLSLLQLCDSLPKLLQLQSHIFKLGLQSNPLVLTKFTSISSELNAIAHGSSFIFSPYVETHYFDTFLFNTIIRSYAVTSGFKDNALCLYGKMLSYGIWPNKFTYPFVLKACAGIGELKLGQTVHGSVVKLGFDDDSHVLNTMVHMYCCCDGGVEYGRKVFDEMRNWDAVGWSAMIGGYVRWGLSSEAVGLFREMQVVGVEPDEVTMVCLLSACIDLGALELGKWLEAYIERENVPKSAVLWNALIDMFAKCGDVDKALSLFRSMSQRNIVSWTSVIDGMAMHGRGTEAISLFEEMKKDGVVPDDVSFIGLLTACSHSALVEQGKGYFYSMTKEFGISPKIEHYGCMVDLLCRAGHVQEALDFVQRMPIKPNPVIWRTLINACRAHGELTIGEKITKELIKYEPMHDSNYVMLSNIYAKMFSWEKKTMIREVMAKKGMRKVPGSTMIELYNEIYEFVSGDKSHSEYKIIHQMVDDIGKEIRKAGFVASTSEVLLDIDEEDKEGAVNRHSEKLAIAFALMKTPPGTPIRIVKNLRVCEDCHSATKFISKTYKREILVRDRNRFHRFIDGVCSCKDFW, from the coding sequence ATGCAGCACTTACCCTCAAAACCAAAGCTATTCCGTTCACTTCACACATCACTATCACTATCACTCACCAGCAAGAACCGAGCAGCAGAGCAGAATTGCTTATCTCTCCTCCAACTCTGCGATTCTCTGCCTAAACTCCTTCAACTCCAATCACATATCTTCAAATTAGGCCTACAAAGTAACCCCCTTGTGCTCACAAAATTCACTTCCATTTCCTCTGAACTTAACGCTATTGCCCACGGTTCATCATTCATCTTTTCCCCATATGTTGAAACCCATTACTTTGATACCTTTCTTTTCAACACCATTATCAGAAGTTACGCTGTAACTAGTGGTTTTAAGGATAATGCTTTGTGTTTGTATGGCAAAATGTTAAGTTATGGTATTTGGCCTAATAAGTTTACCTACCCTTTTGTGCTTAAGGCTTGTGCTGGGATTGGTGAGTTGAAATTAGGCCAGACTGTTCATGGGTCAGTGGTGAAACTTGGGTTTGATGATGATTCTCATGTTTTGAATACTATGGTTCATATGTATTGTTGTTGTGATGGTGGGGTTGAGTATGGGCGGAaggtgtttgatgaaatgcGTAACTGGGATGCAGTAGGGTGGAGTGCGATGATAGGTGGTTATGTGAGATGGGGTTTGTCTAGTGAGGCTGTAGGGTTGTTTAGAGAAATGCAGGTTGTTGGGGTAGAACCTGATGAAGTTACGATGGTTTGTTTGTTGTCTGCGTGCATAGATTTGGGTGCGCTTGAGCTAGGGAAGTGGCTCGAGGCATATATCGAGAGGGAGAATGTTCCAAAGAGTGCTGTTCTTTGGAATGCTTTAATTGATATGTTTGCAAAATGTGGTGATGTTGATAAAGCTCTGAGTTTGTTCAGGAGCATGAGTCAGAGGAATATTGTTTCTTGGACTTCAGTTATAGATGGTATGGCAATGCATGGCCGGGGAACTGAGgctatttctttatttgaggAGATGAAGAAAGATGGGGTTGTACCTGATGATGTTTCCTTTATTGGGTTACTTACTGCTTGTAGCCATTCGGCTTTAGTTGAGCAAGGTAAGGGTTACTTTTATTCGATGACAAAGGAATTTGGGATTTCACCTAAGATAGAACACTACGGATGCATGGTTGATCTGTTATGTAGAGCTGGACATGTGCAAGAAGCATTGGATTTTGTTCAGAGAATGCCCATTAAGCCAAATCCAGTAATTTGGAGAACACTTATTAATGCTTGCCGTGCTCATGGTGAGCTGACGATTGgtgaaaaaataacaaaagagcTGATAAAATATGAGCCTATGCATGACTCTAATTACGTAATGCTTTCTAACATTTATgcaaaaatgttttcttgggaGAAGAAGACCATGATTAGGGAAGTTATGGCGAAGAAGGGAATGAGAAAGGTTCCAGGGAGCACTATGATTGAACTATACAACGAAATCTATGAATTTGTGTCAGGAGATAAAAGTCATAGTGAGTACAAAATTATTCATCAGATGGTGGATGATATTGGAAAGGAAATTAGAAAAGCTGGATTTGTTGCTTCAACATCAGAAGTGTTACTTGATATCGATGAAGAAGATAAAGAAGGTGCTGTAAATAGGCATAGTGAAAAGCTTGCTATTGCATTTGCCCTTATGAAGACACCTCCTGGAACTCCTATCCGAATAGTGAAAAACTTACGAGTCTGTGAAGATTGCCACTCTGCAACTAAATTCATCTCGAAGACTTACAAGCGAGAAATATTGGTCAGGGACAGAAACCGATTTCACCGTTTCATAGATGGGGTTTGCTCATGCAAAGATTTCTGGTAA
- the LOC125874520 gene encoding uncharacterized protein LOC125874520 has product MRKLSVFLSIGFAHRSSKFRSSNNHHNALCFYSNICSSPSKNHGLLAHYRSLVEQGKLQHDPYQEKVATELENLLGRLEQYEKDMGEYHAKLAQWEDNRESRRRKLLMEEAEAKQQGAFKPINKSRNIFQRWMSRKPEDVEEGVGKWVSYLNREKKLDSQVGRRPPAPPAPKGLYLYGNVGSGKTMLMDMFYKASEGIVKHRRRFHFHEAMLKINEHMHKIWKSQMEQKSLQSSISGWVMNLPFDSKVKEWIAAEERYKQEVQMKNILLDVADKFLVNQADRRRGASILCFDEVQTVDVFAIVALSGILSRLLSTGTVLVATSNRAPTDLNQDGMQKEIFQKLLKKLEEHCETVLIGSEVDYRRLIAQRSIDQVHYIWPLSSNIKREFEDIWNKISKQAGGSIISHTIPVMFGRTLEVPESCNGVARFNFEYLCGRPLGAADYIAVAKNYHTVFISDIPIMSMRIRDKARRFITLIDELYNHHCCLYCSAETSVEDLFQGTAEGTLFDLESFQFETEIEGTKLRRDVLAEGNVSSGGAPSGITTMLSGQEEMFAFRRAVSRLIEMQTPLYVEAVQHLHPYFDSLHNEFEKYSAN; this is encoded by the exons ATGAGAAAACTTTCTGTTTTTCTTTCTATTGGATTCGCTCATAGATCCTCAAAATTCCGCAGCAGCAATAATCATCATAATGCTCTTTGTTTTTACAGCAATATTTGCTCTTCTCCCTCCAAGAATCATG GACTTCTTGCACATTACAGGAGTCTTGTTGAACAGGGAAAGCTGCAGCATGATCCTTACCAAGAAAAAGTTGCTACTGAACTAGAAAATCTTCTTGGAAGGTTGGAGCAATATGAAAAGGATATGGGGGAATATCAT GCAAAACTTGCACAATGGGAAGATAATAGGGAAAGTCGGAGGCGTAAGCTTCTTATGGAGGAAGCTGAGGCCAAACAACAAGGTGCATTTAAACCAATAAACAAATCTCGCAATATTTTCCAAAGATGGATGTCTCG GAAACCTGAAGATGTGGAAGAAGGAGTCGGGAAATGGGTTTCCTATCTCAATCGCGAGAAGAAGTTAGACTCACAAGTCGGTCGACGTCCTCCTGCTCCTCCAGCCCCCAAAGGACTATATCTATATGGCAATGTTGGGAGTG GGAAGACAATGCTTATGGATATGTTTTATAAGGCCAGTGAAGGAATTGTTAAACATCGAAGAAGGTTTCACTTTCACGAG GCTATGCTTAAAATTAATGAACATATGCATAAAATTTGGAAGAGTCAGATGGAACAAAAGTCTCTGCAGTCAAGTATTTCTGGTTGGGTCATGAATCTTCCTTTTGATTCAAAAGTTAAAGAATGGATAGCTGCTGAAGAAAGATATAAGCAAGAGGTGCAGATGAAAAACATTCTTCTGGACGTAGCTGACAAGTTTCTTGTTAACCAGGCAGATCGTAGGAGAGGTGCTAGCATCCTTTGCTTTGATGAAGTACAG ACAGTTGATGTTTTTGCAATTGTGGCATTATCTGGAATTCTCAGCAGATTGTTGAGTACTGGAACTGTTCTGGTGGCAACCAGTAATCGTGCACCAACGGACTTAAACCAG GATGGCATGCAAAAGGAGATCTTTCAAAAGCTACTAAAAAAACTTGAGGAGCATTGTGAAACTGTTCTAATTGGCAGTGAAGTTGATTATCGCCGCCTCATTGCTCAGAGATCTATAGACCAG GTCCACTACATTTGGCCTCTAAGTAGCAACATTAAACGAGAATTTGAGGATATCTGGAATAAAATTAGTAAACAGGCCGGAGGAAGCATCATTTCACATACTATTCCTGTGATGTTTGGAAG AACATTGGAAGTTCCTGAGAGCTGCAATGGGGTGGCACGGTTCAACTTTGAATATCTGTGTGGTCGGCCG CTTGGAGCAGCAGACTACATTGCAGTGGCTAAAAACTATCACACTGTTTTCATTTCTGATATTCCTATTATGAGCATGCGTATCCGTGACAAG GCGCGAAGGTTTATCACCCTCATTGATGAATTATACAATCATCATTGTTGCCTATATTGCTCTGCTGAGACTTCAGTAGAGGATCTATTTCAAGGAACAGCAGAAGGAACGCTTTTTGATTTGGAAAG CTTCCAATTTGAGACAGAGATAGAAGGTACAAAGCTCCGGCGAGATGTTTTAGCTGAAGGCAATGTTAGTTCAGGAGGTGCTCCATCTGGCATTACTACCATGCTATCTGGTCAAGAGGAGATGTTCGCATTTCGACGAGCT GTATCGCGCTTGATTGAGATGCAGACACCTTTGTACGTTGAAGCAGTTCAACATCTCCATCCCTATTTTGATTCTTTGCACAAtgagtttgaaaaatatagtgcCAATTAA